TGTAGAAAGTGACGATTTATTTTTCTCTCTTTTTGCTTTCACCACGCTATGAAAAATTCAACAAATAGCTTTGTACCTCGTTGTCTTCAATGTCAATTTTCTTCCGCAATCTGTAGCGTGCTTTTCTGACACCTTCGTTTGAAATGCCTAAAATATCTGCTATTTCTTTTGTGCTTAAGTTCATTTTTAAAAGTGAAACTAAACGAACTTCAGATTTAGAAAACTTACCGTGTTTGGCTGCCAAAGCAGATAAAAAACCACCATGAATACTGCTAAACTCTGAGCTAAACTGCAGCCACTGTTTATCATTATCTATGTCTCTTTTTATCATTCTTGAAATACGACCAGAGGTTTTGCTAACAGAGCTATCCATATTGGTTTTGAGGACATCTATTTCGTTTTCTAAGTTTGACAGAAATTCGTTTTTACTGGCCAGTTGTAGCACTTTGGTGGTGAGCTCTTTTTTCTTAGATTCAAGTTCGATTTCAGTGTTTCGACGCTTTTCTAATTCTAAGGCATTTTCTTTAGCTACTAGTTCTCTTTCCTTTTTTCGTTTACTTATAATAGAATAAATAACGAAGGCTGCTGTGAGAGCTAACAGTATGAGTCCTGCCCATAAGCCTCGATTTTTAAGTTGCTGAATTTCTGCTTTTTTGTTCAACTCATTTATCTCTGCATCTTTAACCACTGCTTCGTATTTGCTTTGAAACTCATTTATCTGACTTGTCTTCTCGGTATTGAAAAGACTGTCTTTGAGGCTCTGCAATACTTCCATTTTCTCCACAGCGGCAAGTGGATTCCCGGTGGCTAATTCTATGTCCTTGGCTATTTCGTAAGCATATATTTGCAGATCTAAAGATTCTAACTCTATTGCCAGTTTTAAACCTTCGTCTATATTTTTTCTGGCTAAAGTGTTTTTACCTAGGTGCCTATAGGTGTCGGCCTGATTAACGAGAATATCTGCTTTATATCGAGGTAATATCCCCCCCAACTCTTTTTCTACTTTTAGGACCTTTCTGAATTCTTCTTCTGCGTCTGAGAATCGCTCCATTAAATTAAGAAGTGAACCTTTATTAATGTAAATACCCACTAAATCTCTTCTGAAATTTAGCTCTTTTGCTAAACGCTCAGATTCTAGGTAGGCTTCTAAGGCCTTTTCATACTGCCCATCTTTCTTATAAAGTATTCCAATATTATTGTACGCTTGATATTCTGTATATTCAAAATCACCAGATTTGGCAAGTTCTAAAGACGTCCGACTCATTTCTAAGCCTTTCTCTATATTGCCTATCTTGGCATGAATAACGGCGAATTGAAGTGCGGCGTAAGTCTGATATTCTATGTCGTTACTTTGTATACTGAGATTATAGCATTTCTCTACTTCTATCATGGCCTCGTCAAACCGGTCTCGACCTACAGACAAGTTACTCATTCTCAGGTATAAATCTACAAGCTTGCTGGTGTCGTTCTTAGCTATCAGAATGGTTTTAGCTTCGTCAAAAAGGGCTTCTGCGGAGTCATATCTTCCAAAATTAACTTGATTAGAGGCCTTAAATATTAGACTGCCACTTAGTAGGTTCTGATTGTCCGTTTTTCTACAGTCTGCAATGGCTTTATCTAAATAGTAATTGACAGAATCTAACTTGCCCAAATAGGAGAAAGCGTTTGCTATTTGAAAATTGGCATGTCCTTTTCTATCTTCTTTGCTAATTTGCAAGGCTTCTTTGGCCACCTTTAGTGCCTCTTCAGGATTGTCATAGAGTAGGGATTTGCTTTTGGTTACTAGTTCGTCGTATTTGCTGGTTTCTTGTGCAAACAATACAGAAGTGCATAAGCAAAGGCTCAGTAAATAGGGGAAGGTTTTATTCATAATTAGAGACGGAGATAAACTACATACTCCAAAAAAGAATAAGTACTTTTTGTTTTATGGCTAATGGAGTCTTACTGAAACTAGTTAATGTAAATAACGCATGTTTTTATGACAAATTAAAAATATCATAGGACTCCCCTCTAGTCTTAAGACAATTAATCAATAAGATTATATACTACTTCTGTTGCGAGTTTTAAAATACCTCAAAGCTATTCTATCTGTCAAAACATTTTCCAAAACGCTATTTGGAATGTTGTATTTGAGTTTCAAAAACGGATTGTTCTTATTTTCACCCGAACTTCAAAAAAATATAAACGTTACTGACGCTTAGTATTAAAAAAAGACTGTATTTAGAATTGTGGAAATAATACATCTGAATTAGAAAACAATTTTATTGATTTCCGACTCTAAGAATGGGTGTTATTATATTCGCTGCAATAACTATAAAAAAATTCAACTAGCTCAAAAATGTATTTTACCAAACACTGATATATGGTTAAATTATTCCCTTTAAAAACATTTATTCTTGTATTCATAATTTCCTTGGCAAGCCTTATTATTTCTTGTCAAGGCAGTAGTAAACTAGAAGAATCAAAAAACGAGACCTTAATAGAAAAGTCGAAAGCAGGTCAAATATATCACCTCACAGAAGCCGAGGGTAAGAAATATCTTAACGATATCAAGCAATCAGTCTTAACTGAGGAAGACTGGCAAAAAAGAGCCAAGGAGATTCGTTCATATCTATTGAAGGCAACAGATTTAGTCCCCCTACCTGAAAAATGTCCACTTAATCCCATATTTGGAGATATAAGAAAATTTGATGGCTATCAGGTTCAAAATGTTGCATTTGAAAGCCTGCCAGGTGTTTACGTTACGGGTTCATTGTATAGCCCTTTAACGGAGATTGAAAAGCCAGCCGGTATTCTTAGTCCACATGGACATTGGCCAAATAGAGAGGATTATGGCCGATACAGAGCAGATGTGCAAAACCGATGTGCCTCAATGGCACGCATGGGAGCTGTTGTTTTTTCCTATGACATGGTCGGGTATGGACAGCTAGCAGAATTTGGCTGGGTTCATGAGGCTCCTGAAACTATGAAATTGCAAATCTGGAACAGTATCAGGTCTGTTGATTTCCTGCTTAGTATAGGTGTAGATCCCAATCGAATTGCTAGTACTGGTGCTTCAGGGGGTGGAACCCAAACTTTTCATTTATCTGCGGTAGATTCAAGAATTTCAGTTTCCGTTCCAGTCGTAATGGTTTCATATCGACACTTCGGAGGCTGTGTCTGCGAACTCGGTATGGATATACAGAAAAATGGAAAATTCAAATATAACAATGCGGAGATTGCTGCATGCGTAGCACCTAATCCATTGCTTCTGGTTTCTGTTGGAACGGATGCCACCGAATTTACTCCTAATGTCGAATTTCCGTTTGTGCAGTATATATATGGCTTATTCGGTAAATCTGAAATGGTTGAAAATGCTCATTTCGCCAACGAGGATCATGGATACGAAGCAAGTAAAAGAGCTGCTGTCTATCCTTTTTTGGCGAAGCACCTAAACCTTGATGTTTCAGCGGTTTTTAATAGCGATGGAACTTTGAACGAAGATGGCATCACCATTGAAAAGAATGAAGCCCTTTACCCTTTTGATGAACAGCATCCATTTCCAAAAGAAGGTATCAAAACTAACAAAGATGTGATATGGAACTGGAACTTATAAGCTCAACCGATAAAAACGAAATATAACTTAGACCCTAATACCAATTATAATATGAAAAATGAAATACAGTTTGTGCTGTTAATCCTTGTTTTGGCAGGATGTCAACAAGGGCCAAGGTACAATGAAATACTTTTAGCT
This sequence is a window from Arcticibacterium luteifluviistationis. Protein-coding genes within it:
- a CDS encoding tetratricopeptide repeat protein — protein: MNKTFPYLLSLCLCTSVLFAQETSKYDELVTKSKSLLYDNPEEALKVAKEALQISKEDRKGHANFQIANAFSYLGKLDSVNYYLDKAIADCRKTDNQNLLSGSLIFKASNQVNFGRYDSAEALFDEAKTILIAKNDTSKLVDLYLRMSNLSVGRDRFDEAMIEVEKCYNLSIQSNDIEYQTYAALQFAVIHAKIGNIEKGLEMSRTSLELAKSGDFEYTEYQAYNNIGILYKKDGQYEKALEAYLESERLAKELNFRRDLVGIYINKGSLLNLMERFSDAEEEFRKVLKVEKELGGILPRYKADILVNQADTYRHLGKNTLARKNIDEGLKLAIELESLDLQIYAYEIAKDIELATGNPLAAVEKMEVLQSLKDSLFNTEKTSQINEFQSKYEAVVKDAEINELNKKAEIQQLKNRGLWAGLILLALTAAFVIYSIISKRKKERELVAKENALELEKRRNTEIELESKKKELTTKVLQLASKNEFLSNLENEIDVLKTNMDSSVSKTSGRISRMIKRDIDNDKQWLQFSSEFSSIHGGFLSALAAKHGKFSKSEVRLVSLLKMNLSTKEIADILGISNEGVRKARYRLRKKIDIEDNEVQSYLLNFS
- a CDS encoding alpha/beta hydrolase family protein, giving the protein MVKLFPLKTFILVFIISLASLIISCQGSSKLEESKNETLIEKSKAGQIYHLTEAEGKKYLNDIKQSVLTEEDWQKRAKEIRSYLLKATDLVPLPEKCPLNPIFGDIRKFDGYQVQNVAFESLPGVYVTGSLYSPLTEIEKPAGILSPHGHWPNREDYGRYRADVQNRCASMARMGAVVFSYDMVGYGQLAEFGWVHEAPETMKLQIWNSIRSVDFLLSIGVDPNRIASTGASGGGTQTFHLSAVDSRISVSVPVVMVSYRHFGGCVCELGMDIQKNGKFKYNNAEIAACVAPNPLLLVSVGTDATEFTPNVEFPFVQYIYGLFGKSEMVENAHFANEDHGYEASKRAAVYPFLAKHLNLDVSAVFNSDGTLNEDGITIEKNEALYPFDEQHPFPKEGIKTNKDVIWNWNL